Genomic window (Jeotgalibacillus aurantiacus):
TGTTGTGAGTGAAAAAGGCACATATCCAACGAAAGCTGCGCTAAAGGATCTTGAAATAAAGCTGAAAAACTTCTCTTTTTTCCGTGTCCACAAAGGATATCTCGTCAATATAAAAAAAGTGGAGGAGCTTGTATCCTGGAGCACAAATGTTTTCGAATTGAAGGTCCGTGACAGGGCTGAATCCATACCAGTCAGTCGCAATTATGTAAAAGAATTACGTGAAACGCTTGAATTGTAACAGGGGGTGGTCATCACCCTCTTTACACGTCAGGCGTTATTTTTTACTTTTCAGACTTTTATACACACATGTTATCCGGATTTGATCTCAAAATGCCTCTCTCCCGCTAAAATGAAAGCGTATACAAAATGCGTGAGGGGGAACAACAGATGGTTACATTTCTCGTCGCTATCGCTATTTTAATTGTTGGGTATTTTACGTACGGCAAATTTGTAGAAAAAGTATTCGTGGTAAAGGAACAGCGCCTTACACCTGCTTATTCTCATGCAGATGGCGTGGACTATGTACCGATGGATACAAAGAGAAATTCCATGATCCAGCTGTTAAACATCGCTGGAGTAGGGCCGATCTTTGGTCCGATTATGGGGGCGTTATATGGTCCGGTTGCGTTTTTATGGATTGTATTCGGCTGTATTTTTGCCGGAGCGGTTCACGATTATCTGACCGGTATGATCTCAATCCGGAATAAAGGAGCTCACCTTCCTGAGCTTGCCGGAAAGTTTTTAGGTAAGGCCTTTAAGCACGTCGTCAATGCATTCTCTATCTTATTACTTGTTCTTGTCGGAACCGTGTTCGTAACGGCACCTGCTGCATTAATTGCAGACCTGACGCCGGCCTGGATTACAATGGGTGTAATTATTGGAGCCATTTTTGTTTATTATATTTTTGCTACATTGCTTCCGGTTGATAAAATCATTGGACGTCTTTATCCGATCTTTGGTGCTCTTCTTCTGATTAGTGCGATAGGAGTAGGGGGAGCGCTTGTTGTTCAGGGCCACCCGATCCCTGAAATGACATTAGAGAACATGCATCCGGGTGGACTGGCGATCTTCCCGTTATTATTCCTGACGATTTCATGTGGTGCACTATCCGGATTCCATGCCACACAGTCGCCAATCATTTCAAGAACGACCCAGAAAGAAAGTCAGGGAAGAAAAATCTTCTACGGCATGATGATTTTAGAGGGGATTATCGCGATGATCTGGGCAGCAGCCGGTATGGCACTGTTCAATGGTGCGGATCTAAATGAAATTCTTGCTGCAGGCGGTCCTGCTGCAGTCGTACGTGAAGTATCGATTACAACGCTTGGTGCGATTGGCGGAACACTTGCCATTATCGGGGTTATTGTCCTTCCGATTACATCAGGCGATACAGCTTTCCGAAGTGCTCGTATGATTATTGCGGATTACATTAAGGTTGGACAAAAGAAGATTATGAGCCGACTTTGGATTGCGATTCCACTGTTTGTGATCTCAGTTGTGTTAACTCAGATTGATTTCAATATTCTATGGCGCTACTTCTCCTGGGCGAACCAGTCAACAGCGATGATAGCGCTTTGGGTTGGTGCGATGTACCTTGCGCTTCAGCGTAAAAATTTCTGGATTGCAGCTGTACCGGCCGCCTTTATCACAATGGCTACTTTTACGTACATTCTGAATGCAGAAATTGGCCTCAGGCTGCCGATTGAAGTCTCGTATGCAGGAGCAGCTCTCATCACAATCGGTGCCATTGTTGCTTTCTTCTATACGGTTAAAGTAAGACTGGCAGCAAATGATTCAGGACTCCGTCCGATTGTAGTCGATGACGAGTTTGATCAGACCGCGTAAAACAGGGGTTTAGGGTTAAATATAGAGGCCTTTCAGGATGTGTCGCCTGAAAGGTTCCTCAAAACAGTACAGTGGCGAACCATTTTCCGTTGCTGTCCTGTTTTGAGGAATACTGCCGGCAGCGTTCCTCTGATTTACACCTGACCCATAAATATTTTCCCAAATGACCTCCTTTCTGATGAAGGGAGGTTTTTTTATGTATGAAGTAGGCAATAACAGGAATATGTGCAATAATTCCTCATTGTATTAAGTCTGAAAATTCTTTATATTTAAAGGAGCAGGGGGGTGGAGACCGATGTCTATAGCAGAATGGATCTTTATCCTTGTCAGTGTCGCCTGGGTGGGGGAATTTATATTCTTCCGAAATCGGGGAACCGGAAAAGGTGATCCTCTTGAAAAACGCTCTTTTTACTACATCCTCGGAAGTCTGCTCGCTGCTATAGCGCTGGCACTCGCACTTCAGGAAATGAAAGAAACCGGCATAGAGACAGTACTTAGATGGATAGGTCTCACTCTTTTTGCAGGGGGCGTTTTTCTGCGTTACTGGGGTATTCTGCATCTTAAAGCGCAGTTTACACGTCATGTAACCGTCCGTGAAGGTGACAGTATAGTCAGTTCCGGACCTTATCGGAAGCTGAGACACCCGCTCTACACAGGCCTCTTTTTAATCGGTATCGGCATGACCCTGTTTTTCATGAGTCTGCTCGCCGCCGCAATCGGTTCCGTTGCTTTACTTTTCACACTTTTATACCGGATTCAATATGAGGAGAAGTTGCTGATTACGCAGTTTGGACCAGAGTACGAAGAATGGATGAAAAGCCGTTACAGGCTGATTCCATTTATATATTGAAAAGGGGAGTGGCAGAATGAAGAAGAAAGCATTGGTTATTGGTGCAGGTTTAGCAGGTATGTCAGCAGCGATCAGATTGACAGCTGACGGATACGACGTAAAGATTATTGAGAAAAACAGCAACGTGGGTGGTAAGCTGAATCGCCGTGAAGGAAAAGGCTTTACGTTTGATACAGGACCATCTATCCTGACAATGCCGTGGGTACTTGAGCAGCTGTTTTCAAGCGTACACCGCCGGATTGAGGACTACATAACGATCGAGAGAATTGAGCCCCAGTGGCGTACATTCTTCGAAGATGGTGTCCAGCTGGATGTTACGAGCGATCTTCCTACCATGATTGATGAAATGAAAAAAGTGAGCGGCAACACAGATGCCAGCATCAGTGAGCTCATCAACTATTCAGAGAAGATGTACGACCTCTGCATGAAGAGCTTTTATAAATACAGTCTTGCAGATTTAAAAGATCTGAAAAAATATCATACACTAAAAGATTTAATGTCGATGGATCCGCTTAATACGGTTGCAGAAGGCACGAAGAAAAAATTAAACAACAAACATCTTGAACAGCTGTTTAATTTCTTCGTGATGTACGTCGGATCAAATCCGTATCAGGCGCCGGCTATTTTAAACCAGCTCATTTACGTTCAGCTTGGACTTGGCATTCATTATGTAAAAGGTGGCATGTACAACATTGCCATTGGAATGAAAAAGCTGCTTGATGAGCTGCGTGTTGAAGTTCAGCTGAATTCACCGGTTGATCATCTTGTACTGGAAGGAAAAACAGTAACGGGCGTCAGAACAGCTGACGGTACATTACATGAGGCGGATATCGTTGTATCCAATCTGGAAGCGATCCCTGCTTACCGCAACCTCGTCCCACATAAAGAAGGGAAGAAGGAAGCGAAGAAGCTGAATAAAACGTTTGTTCCAAGCGTGTCAGGACTTGTTCTCCTTCTCGGAGTAGACCGCCAGTTTACAAACCTAAAGCACCACAATTTCTTCTTCTCAGAAGATCCTGAAAAAGAATTCAGTGATATTTTCGAAAAAGGGATCCCATCAGATGACCCGACTGTTTATGTTGGCATTTCTTCCCGCTCAGATGACTCGCAGGCACCCGCCGGCAAAGATAATCTGTTTGTCCTTACACATGTCCCGCCACTTAAAGAAGGTGAACAGGGTAAATACGACTGGGCAGAGTATCGCGAACTCGTACTCGACAAGCTTGAGCGTATGGGTGCAAAAGGACTGCGTGATTCTATCGAGTTTGAATACCGCTTTACGCCGGAAGACCTTGAAGAGCTTTACGGTCCAAACGGAGGCTCCATTTACGGTATTGCATCTGACAAGAAAAAGAATGGCGGATTCAAAATTCCTGCCAAGAGTGAGCTTTACGAGAACCTTTATTTCGTAGGTGGCTCAACTCACCCGGGTGGCGGCGTACCAATGGTCACATTATCCGGCCAGCTGACAGCCGATTTAATTAAGAGAAATGAAGAGGGCACTTTAGTCAATTCGAAAGTGAAGCACGCGTGATAGATAAAGAAGCCGGGATGATATTCCGGCTTCTTTTTTTAGGTTTTTATCTGAATTTGGATTGCTTGTGGGGGAGTGTGAAGCGGTCGACAGAAATTAAGCTTGTATCGACAGAAATGTAGCGTGTAACGTCAATAAACCGTGGTCTACCAACAGAAATGAAGTGTCAACCGACAGAAATGCTGATGCAGATGAATTGATCGACAGAAATGTAGCTTGTATCAACAGAAATATAGCGTATAATGCCAAAAAATCGGGGTCTACCAACAGAAAATGGAGCGTGAATCCGCACAAATGTTGATGCAGGTTGAGCGATCAACATTTGTGCATTGTTTAAAGAATAAAATGTAAGCAAACGTTATGAAAGCACTTCGTTTGCTCACTCATAGATAAAACGTCAGCTCAGCGGAAAGTCAAAATAATCCTGGGCATGGTAAACCTTGAATCCACATGATTCATAAAGCTTCAAGGGACCTTTATTCTCAGCCTCCACCTCAAGATGCACCTCAACGTTTTCCTGCTGAAGCTGGCTCAGGACAAGAAGCAGCGCATTTCGGCCAATCCCTCGTCCTCTCAAATCAGAAGAAACGACAAATCCGTAAATCCACTTTTGACCATCGTTTGAATGGATTCTGATCTTCCCTGCAGGTTTCCCATTCCATTCAATGATATAAGTGATGGTGGAAGGGTCGTTGCGTTCTGCGTTCAGAAATTGTTCAGCGTCCTCCACCGGCACGAAAAAGCCCTTCGCATCGAGCTTGATTTGGAATTGACGATCTTTTTCTTCAGAGCGGCGGATCGACACTGCTTCAGAAGCAGCAGGAAGCGGCTGTGATTCCCATTTCATCTGGTATTCCGTCATTTTATAAACCGCTTTTACTGCCTGGATAAATGCCTGCCCGGATTCTGATTGAGCCGGTGTGTTCAACAGCATTGTTTTGATGCCCATCTCAGGTACCGCATCAATTGCTTCTTTGAACAAAGTTGAAAAAAGACCCTGTCTCCTGTAGTCGGGGTGAACCATTCCACAAACTTCACCCACAGAGCCGAAATAATAAACACCCAGATAGGCAATCAGTTCATCACTTATAAATTGATAAAACATCTTAACACCGTCACCTGTCTGAATGGTGTCTTCGTTCAGTTTTAATTGAATTCCATCCGTTTTCTCACAAAGCGTTTTCAGCTCAGAAATTTTCTCTAACATAACGATCCCTACTTTACTCATAATGATGATTGATTCTTCTATCAGAATAGCTTAAAAAGATAAATTCCACTATGAATCATTCATAAAAAAACTGGAGACGAACGCAATGCGCCATCATCTCCAGCTTTATCATCTATTTACTCACCACTTCTCTTTTTCGCTTTTCGGATCGGAGGAGCAGGGAACTCCTTTCGTAAAAGGCTGAAGAGTGTATAAACCATCAGAATAAGGATAATGGTAAATGGCAGTGCTGACACAAGTGAGGCCGTCTGCAGTGCTTCGAGTCCGTTCTCGCCGGCCACAAGAAGTACGAGGGTAATCGCTCCAATTAAAATACCCCAAATGATGCGGACGATCAAAGGAGGGTTCAGGCCTCCAGATGTTGTCATACTGCTGATAATGTATGTGGCAGAATCCGCAGATGTAATAAGGAAAGTAAAAATCAGCGAAATAGCCAGTATTGACAGGACCAATGAAAGTGGGAGCTCATTAAAAGTCACGAATAAAGCACTCGTTATATCATTGTTTACTGCTTCGGCAATATTTGTTCCCTGAAATAAGTCAAGGTGCAGCGCAGTTCCGCCAAAGACTGCAATCCACAGAATGGCAATAACCGGAGGAACAATTAACACGCCGACAATAAACTCACGAATTGTACGGCCTTTTGATACACGGGCAATAAAGGCTCCGACAAATGGAGACCAGGCGATGGCCCATGCCCAGTAGAAAATGGTCCAGTCATTCACCCACGTACCACCCTGATAGGGCTGCAGACGCAAGCTGTAACGAACGAAATTTGTAAGATAATCTCCAAGACCCAAAACAAATGTTTCAAGAATAAAGATTGTTGGACCAGCGAAAAACACAAACAGCATTAACAGTAATGCGACACCCAGATTGACATTACTGAGCCATTTGATCCCGCGGTCGATCCCTGTGGTAGTGGAGAAAATAAAGAGTGCAGTAAGGACCACCATAATAATAATTTGCGTAGTTCCGTTATTCGGAACATCAAATACGCTGTTCAGTCCTCCGTTGATTTGAAGGACACCGAGTCCGACCGAGGTAGCGACACCCATAACAGTAGCGATGACCGCCAGGATATCAATTGTCTGATTCAGAGGTTTTTTGTAGGAGCGTTCTTTGATCATTGGTGAAAGACTGGTTGAGATGAGCCCATTCTCTTTTCTTCGGAACTGAAAATAAGCAATAATCAAACCTACAATGGCAAACACAGACCACTGACTGATACCCCAGTGAAAA
Coding sequences:
- a CDS encoding phytoene desaturase family protein; this translates as MKKKALVIGAGLAGMSAAIRLTADGYDVKIIEKNSNVGGKLNRREGKGFTFDTGPSILTMPWVLEQLFSSVHRRIEDYITIERIEPQWRTFFEDGVQLDVTSDLPTMIDEMKKVSGNTDASISELINYSEKMYDLCMKSFYKYSLADLKDLKKYHTLKDLMSMDPLNTVAEGTKKKLNNKHLEQLFNFFVMYVGSNPYQAPAILNQLIYVQLGLGIHYVKGGMYNIAIGMKKLLDELRVEVQLNSPVDHLVLEGKTVTGVRTADGTLHEADIVVSNLEAIPAYRNLVPHKEGKKEAKKLNKTFVPSVSGLVLLLGVDRQFTNLKHHNFFFSEDPEKEFSDIFEKGIPSDDPTVYVGISSRSDDSQAPAGKDNLFVLTHVPPLKEGEQGKYDWAEYRELVLDKLERMGAKGLRDSIEFEYRFTPEDLEELYGPNGGSIYGIASDKKKNGGFKIPAKSELYENLYFVGGSTHPGGGVPMVTLSGQLTADLIKRNEEGTLVNSKVKHA
- a CDS encoding BCCT family transporter; this translates as MKKEKKSLGLVFYVSAAIITVLVLIGAFLPAQFSAGANAAFGFTTESFGWLYLLAVFFFVLFLLFLALTRYGRVRLGGDDDRPEYPFFTWIGMLFSAGFGVGLVFWGIAEPMSHFFTSPEASTEPLTEQGARLAMAYSFFHWGISQWSVFAIVGLIIAYFQFRRKENGLISTSLSPMIKERSYKKPLNQTIDILAVIATVMGVATSVGLGVLQINGGLNSVFDVPNNGTTQIIIMVVLTALFIFSTTTGIDRGIKWLSNVNLGVALLLMLFVFFAGPTIFILETFVLGLGDYLTNFVRYSLRLQPYQGGTWVNDWTIFYWAWAIAWSPFVGAFIARVSKGRTIREFIVGVLIVPPVIAILWIAVFGGTALHLDLFQGTNIAEAVNNDITSALFVTFNELPLSLVLSILAISLIFTFLITSADSATYIISSMTTSGGLNPPLIVRIIWGILIGAITLVLLVAGENGLEALQTASLVSALPFTIILILMVYTLFSLLRKEFPAPPIRKAKKRSGE
- a CDS encoding carbon starvation CstA family protein, yielding MVTFLVAIAILIVGYFTYGKFVEKVFVVKEQRLTPAYSHADGVDYVPMDTKRNSMIQLLNIAGVGPIFGPIMGALYGPVAFLWIVFGCIFAGAVHDYLTGMISIRNKGAHLPELAGKFLGKAFKHVVNAFSILLLVLVGTVFVTAPAALIADLTPAWITMGVIIGAIFVYYIFATLLPVDKIIGRLYPIFGALLLISAIGVGGALVVQGHPIPEMTLENMHPGGLAIFPLLFLTISCGALSGFHATQSPIISRTTQKESQGRKIFYGMMILEGIIAMIWAAAGMALFNGADLNEILAAGGPAAVVREVSITTLGAIGGTLAIIGVIVLPITSGDTAFRSARMIIADYIKVGQKKIMSRLWIAIPLFVISVVLTQIDFNILWRYFSWANQSTAMIALWVGAMYLALQRKNFWIAAVPAAFITMATFTYILNAEIGLRLPIEVSYAGAALITIGAIVAFFYTVKVRLAANDSGLRPIVVDDEFDQTA
- a CDS encoding GNAT family N-acetyltransferase, which translates into the protein MLEKISELKTLCEKTDGIQLKLNEDTIQTGDGVKMFYQFISDELIAYLGVYYFGSVGEVCGMVHPDYRRQGLFSTLFKEAIDAVPEMGIKTMLLNTPAQSESGQAFIQAVKAVYKMTEYQMKWESQPLPAASEAVSIRRSEEKDRQFQIKLDAKGFFVPVEDAEQFLNAERNDPSTITYIIEWNGKPAGKIRIHSNDGQKWIYGFVVSSDLRGRGIGRNALLLVLSQLQQENVEVHLEVEAENKGPLKLYESCGFKVYHAQDYFDFPLS
- a CDS encoding methyltransferase family protein, whose amino-acid sequence is MSIAEWIFILVSVAWVGEFIFFRNRGTGKGDPLEKRSFYYILGSLLAAIALALALQEMKETGIETVLRWIGLTLFAGGVFLRYWGILHLKAQFTRHVTVREGDSIVSSGPYRKLRHPLYTGLFLIGIGMTLFFMSLLAAAIGSVALLFTLLYRIQYEEKLLITQFGPEYEEWMKSRYRLIPFIY